In Zingiber officinale cultivar Zhangliang chromosome 1A, Zo_v1.1, whole genome shotgun sequence, a genomic segment contains:
- the LOC122034069 gene encoding U3 small nucleolar ribonucleoprotein protein IMP3-like, producing the protein MRKLKFHEKKLLKKVNFLEYKREGGHREALITRRYHLTERDDYKKYSSICLTVQKLVHILKQMDPSDPFRIQMTDALLEKLYNMGAISTKKSLEKCHKLSVSSFCRRRLASVLVYLKFAEHLREAVTYIEQGHVRVGPDVVTDPAYLVTKNMEDFVTWVDSSKIRKKVMEYNEKLDDYDLLNA; encoded by the exons ATGAGGAAGCTGAAGTTCCATGAGAAGAAGCTCCTCAAGAAAGTCAATTTCCTTGAGTACAAACGCGAAGGCGGCCACCGAGAAGCCCTTATAACGCGCCGATACCACCTCACAGAGCGAGATGATTACAAGAA GTACTCGAGTATATGTCTGACGGTGCAGAAGCTGGTGCATATCTTGAAGCAAATGGATCCCAGCGACCCTTTCAGAATTCAGATGACAGATGCACTGCTTGAAAAGCT ttACAATATGGGTGCGATTTCAACAAAAAAGAGCCTGGAAAAGTGCCATAAACTGTCAGTAAGCTCATTCTGTAG GAGAAGGCTGGCTTCTGTTTTGGTATACCTCAAGTTTGCTGAGCATCTAAGGGAGGCTGTGACGTATATCGAGCAAGGCCATGTCCGAGTGGGACCAGATGTGGTAACAGACCCAGCCTATTTGGTGACAAAGAACATGGAGGATTTTGTGACTTGGGTGGACTCGTCTAAGATTAGGAAGAAAGTGATGGAATACAATGAGAAATTAGACGACTACGATCTCCTGAATGCCTAA